One stretch of Cohnella algarum DNA includes these proteins:
- a CDS encoding ExeA family protein: protein MIRGFFGWERVPFTREIETRHLHRSKRFEECVARMQYMVMTRSIGCVTGEIGCGKSTAVRYLKDQLDPNKYRFIYLSDANLKPRDFYRELLHHFGLPPKFLRSEAKRQFQHLVWDLYENQQKVAVIVVDEAHLLSGDMLQEIRFLTNFRMDSISPLALLLIGQPELQATLQLRIFKPITQRMNVRFHLEGLSLEECRDYISHQLEVAGSTGPVFTTEAMDAIYAHARGICREINNVCTAALLDAVLRKDKMIDTVHVTRILAEFKEQ from the coding sequence ATGATTCGTGGTTTCTTCGGGTGGGAGCGCGTTCCGTTCACCCGGGAGATTGAAACACGGCATCTGCACCGCTCCAAGCGATTCGAAGAATGTGTAGCACGGATGCAGTATATGGTGATGACTCGCTCGATTGGCTGCGTCACCGGTGAAATTGGCTGCGGCAAGTCGACAGCCGTTCGCTACTTGAAAGACCAACTGGATCCGAACAAGTACCGGTTTATCTATCTGTCGGATGCGAATCTGAAACCAAGGGACTTTTACCGTGAACTCCTCCACCACTTCGGCTTGCCGCCCAAGTTTCTGCGCAGCGAAGCCAAACGGCAATTCCAGCACCTCGTATGGGATTTGTACGAGAACCAGCAGAAGGTCGCCGTTATTGTCGTGGATGAAGCGCACCTGCTTTCAGGAGACATGCTGCAAGAAATACGCTTTTTGACGAATTTTCGTATGGACTCGATTTCGCCGCTTGCCCTGCTGCTCATTGGACAGCCGGAACTACAGGCCACGTTGCAACTGAGAATCTTCAAGCCGATTACACAGCGGATGAACGTGCGTTTTCATTTGGAAGGCTTGTCGCTCGAGGAGTGCCGCGATTACATCTCCCACCAATTGGAGGTTGCCGGAAGTACAGGGCCGGTGTTTACGACAGAAGCGATGGACGCCATATACGCGCATGCTCGGGGGATATGCCGAGAGATAAATAACGTCTGCACCGCTGCGCTTCTGGATGCAGTGCTGCGAAAAGACAAAATGATTGATACCGTCCATGTGACGAGGATCCTAGCTGAATTTAAGGAACAGTGA
- a CDS encoding DUF6431 domain-containing protein → MSKILYFGLSCKAYLRTFGNQSPDVQLCCENCGRLLHKHGRYWRGIVTKHEVIQIPIYRRYCPTCRITISLLPEFLIPWARYATWVREAALKRKHKGFSWRQTTESTTTPAVRYSRRTLKRWWARHLRRAADAALWVAGKLVAQGDDTDMLHLYPTMMNPTPMDTLDWLDKLLPRFIPAGASRRGYWTFLNARLPVASRL, encoded by the coding sequence ATGTCAAAAATACTTTATTTCGGCCTTTCTTGCAAGGCTTATTTACGCACATTCGGAAATCAATCTCCTGACGTCCAGCTCTGCTGTGAAAACTGCGGTCGGCTTCTCCATAAACACGGTCGTTATTGGCGAGGAATTGTGACGAAGCATGAGGTCATCCAGATCCCGATCTACCGTCGATATTGTCCTACCTGTAGAATAACAATCTCCCTCCTGCCGGAGTTCCTGATTCCATGGGCCCGGTATGCGACTTGGGTGCGAGAAGCGGCATTAAAGCGCAAGCACAAGGGATTCTCTTGGCGGCAGACGACAGAAAGCACAACAACTCCTGCCGTGCGTTATAGCCGCCGTACGTTGAAACGCTGGTGGGCAAGACATCTGCGCCGCGCAGCGGATGCAGCACTATGGGTTGCTGGGAAACTCGTAGCCCAGGGGGACGACACGGATATGCTCCACCTTTACCCCACCATGATGAACCCAACGCCAATGGATACATTGGATTGGCTGGACAAACTGTTACCCCGATTCATCCCCGCTGGCGCATCCAGACGGGGCTATTGGACGTTTCTAAATGCGAGGTTACCTGTAGCATCACGCTTATAA
- a CDS encoding tRNA (adenine(22)-N(1))-methyltransferase, which yields MPNEQMKNAGVKLSARLAALADLVPEGARLADIGTDHALLPVFLAATGKISFAVAGDVHAGPVEAARRQVAEAGLDGAISVRMGDGMSVLDPGEVDAVCIAGMGGSLIVRILEAAGSRLDGVDTLVLSPHVAEDQVRRWLRERGFVLDIEELLEEDGEIYTLLRAKRAGDGADAERRNAELYGLSVSFASKGERFELPPDIAYAMGPLLLREGGELFRRKWSGEIAKRDRILEQLRLSEAPETAEKAKEWERTTTLYREVLACLPAEKRLSN from the coding sequence ATGCCGAACGAACAAATGAAAAACGCGGGCGTTAAATTGTCCGCACGTCTTGCCGCGCTGGCCGATTTGGTGCCCGAAGGCGCCCGCCTGGCCGATATCGGCACCGATCATGCGCTGCTGCCCGTTTTTTTGGCGGCAACCGGCAAAATTTCTTTCGCCGTGGCCGGCGACGTCCATGCCGGACCGGTGGAGGCCGCAAGGCGCCAGGTGGCGGAGGCGGGCCTGGACGGGGCGATATCGGTGCGCATGGGGGACGGAATGTCCGTGCTCGATCCCGGGGAGGTCGATGCCGTCTGCATCGCCGGCATGGGAGGCAGCCTGATCGTGCGCATCCTGGAAGCGGCCGGAAGCCGCCTGGACGGAGTCGATACGCTTGTGCTGTCGCCGCACGTCGCGGAGGATCAGGTGCGCCGATGGCTGCGGGAGCGCGGTTTTGTGCTCGACATCGAAGAGCTGCTGGAGGAAGACGGGGAAATCTACACGCTTCTTCGCGCAAAACGGGCGGGCGACGGCGCGGATGCGGAGCGGCGGAACGCCGAGCTGTACGGCCTGTCGGTCTCCTTCGCGTCAAAGGGCGAGCGGTTCGAATTGCCGCCGGACATTGCGTATGCGATGGGGCCGCTGCTGCTGCGGGAGGGCGGCGAGCTGTTCCGGCGCAAGTGGAGCGGCGAAATCGCGAAGCGCGACCGGATTCTGGAACAACTACGGCTGTCCGAAGCTCCGGAAACGGCGGAGAAGGCAAAGGAATGGGAACGAACGACAACGCTTTATCGGGAGGTGCTCGCATGTTTGCCCGCGGAGAAACGGTTATCCAATTGA
- a CDS encoding DUF5348 domain-containing protein has protein sequence MTNMNEIRFHGDTERWNVYDGEELLCSLRCGDAVMIQVGKHFLPSNLELDTDWYVKFGNSKFWLHRHAKYRVRPLF, from the coding sequence ATGACAAATATGAATGAGATACGATTTCATGGAGATACCGAGCGTTGGAACGTGTACGATGGAGAAGAGTTGCTTTGCTCGCTACGTTGTGGTGATGCCGTGATGATTCAAGTAGGAAAGCACTTCTTGCCATCCAACCTTGAGCTCGATACGGACTGGTACGTGAAGTTTGGAAATTCGAAGTTCTGGCTCCACCGACATGCCAAGTACCGCGTCCGACCGCTGTTCTAA
- a CDS encoding DsbA family protein, with product MDKSQRKATTKKIRQEQQRKKQQRMRIIIWATVVCFIALVVAAILLKPEPKPIAINYNGAPTIGSESAPIKIVEFGDFKCIACKYFSEEIMPKLKAEYIDTGKVSFSFQNFTIFLPDSYTAALAGQAVFHQSNEEFWKFYDAVFEHQQDERIEWATSEFLVNLAKEKELNINYDKLKQDIDSQTYSEEVDNQVKIAKENRFTGTPTILINGRKLDDSTALNYDNLKKEIDKILNEMEK from the coding sequence ATGGACAAATCGCAACGGAAGGCGACAACCAAAAAAATACGCCAGGAGCAACAACGAAAAAAACAGCAACGAATGAGAATCATCATATGGGCGACGGTCGTCTGCTTCATTGCCCTTGTCGTGGCCGCCATTTTATTAAAGCCCGAACCGAAGCCAATAGCAATTAATTACAATGGAGCTCCAACAATTGGTTCCGAATCAGCTCCAATTAAAATTGTCGAATTCGGTGATTTTAAATGCATTGCCTGCAAATATTTCAGTGAAGAGATCATGCCTAAATTAAAAGCTGAGTATATCGACACTGGAAAAGTATCATTTTCATTTCAAAATTTTACGATTTTTTTGCCAGATTCTTATACAGCAGCTTTGGCTGGGCAAGCTGTTTTTCACCAAAGTAATGAAGAGTTTTGGAAATTTTATGATGCTGTTTTTGAACACCAGCAAGATGAAAGAATCGAATGGGCAACATCAGAATTCTTGGTGAATTTAGCCAAAGAAAAAGAATTAAATATTAATTATGACAAGTTAAAACAAGACATTGATAGCCAAACATACAGTGAAGAAGTGGATAATCAAGTTAAAATTGCAAAAGAAAATCGTTTTACTGGAACACCTACTATTTTAATTAACGGACGAAAACTTGATGATAGCACAGCACTAAATTATGATAATTTAAAAAAAGAAATTGATAAAATTTTAAATGAGATGGAAAAATAA
- a CDS encoding S8 family serine peptidase: MIAAQVNNGEGVAGMTWYTKIMPVKALDSTGAGTTYSVAEGIIWAVDHGADVINMSLGNYAEAQFLHDAVKYAYDRGVVLVGASGNDNTDRPGYPAAYPEVIAVAATDPGEARAEYSNFGDYIDVAAPGSSIASTYPGSRYAALSGTSMATPHVAALVSLVKAANPGLGVDEIAEIVRSTARDLGPAGKDNDFGYGQIDVDAAVHAASGGGNAGNGTGTPVDGIGYGNGGAVGGDGGFPWTTDGNFGSLQLYPDRVREEVRRSLQKGS, translated from the coding sequence ATCATCGCCGCGCAGGTGAACAACGGCGAGGGCGTCGCCGGCATGACCTGGTATACGAAAATCATGCCCGTCAAAGCGCTCGACAGCACCGGCGCCGGCACAACCTATTCCGTCGCCGAAGGCATCATCTGGGCCGTCGACCACGGCGCGGACGTCATTAATATGAGCTTGGGCAACTATGCCGAAGCCCAGTTTTTGCACGATGCCGTCAAGTACGCGTACGACCGGGGCGTCGTGCTCGTCGGGGCCAGCGGCAACGACAATACCGATCGCCCGGGTTATCCGGCGGCTTATCCCGAGGTGATCGCCGTGGCGGCGACCGATCCGGGCGAAGCGAGAGCCGAATATTCCAACTTCGGCGATTATATCGACGTGGCCGCTCCCGGCAGCTCGATCGCGAGCACCTATCCGGGCAGCCGGTACGCCGCCCTGTCCGGCACGTCGATGGCGACGCCGCACGTCGCGGCGCTCGTCTCGCTCGTCAAGGCGGCCAACCCCGGACTCGGCGTCGACGAGATCGCGGAAATCGTCCGTTCGACCGCGAGAGACCTCGGGCCGGCCGGCAAAGATAACGACTTCGGCTACGGCCAGATCGACGTGGACGCCGCCGTTCATGCCGCAAGCGGCGGCGGAAACGCCGGCAACGGAACGGGAACGCCTGTTGACGGCATCGGCTACGGCAATGGCGGGGCCGTCGGAGGCGACGGAGGCTTTCCCTGGACGACGGACGGAAATTTCGGCTCCTTGCAGCTTTACCCCGACCGAGTCCGCGAAGAAGTTCGCCGATCGCTGCAAAAGGGGTCCTGA
- a CDS encoding helix-turn-helix domain-containing protein: MEFDDKENTWHLFIDFERGSTFACPICGAACTAHDTETKKWRHLDFWDWKTYMHARVPRTDCHACKKITQVPVPWARVKSHFTLQFDAWAMRLMAEMPVNAAARELREHDTRMWRIFHHYVDKAMAELDLTRVKRIAIDETSSRRGHRYITLFVDADTMIVLFATEGKGMDTLGRFKERLAANRRERGAD; the protein is encoded by the coding sequence GTGGAATTCGATGACAAGGAAAACACCTGGCACTTGTTCATCGACTTCGAACGCGGATCGACCTTCGCTTGTCCGATTTGCGGTGCGGCGTGCACCGCGCACGATACGGAAACGAAGAAGTGGCGCCATCTCGACTTCTGGGACTGGAAAACGTACATGCATGCACGCGTACCAAGAACGGATTGTCATGCTTGTAAGAAGATCACGCAAGTGCCGGTTCCTTGGGCACGCGTGAAATCGCATTTTACGTTGCAGTTTGATGCGTGGGCCATGCGGCTGATGGCCGAAATGCCGGTCAATGCTGCCGCACGCGAACTGCGCGAGCATGACACACGGATGTGGCGCATCTTCCATCACTACGTGGATAAAGCGATGGCCGAACTGGATTTGACGCGTGTAAAGCGGATTGCGATCGACGAAACGTCTTCCCGCCGCGGCCACCGATACATCACGCTGTTTGTAGACGCCGACACCATGATCGTCCTGTTTGCGACAGAAGGCAAAGGGATGGACACGCTGGGTCGCTTCAAGGAACGGCTGGCTGCCAATAGGCGCGAGCGCGGAGCAGATTGA
- a CDS encoding DDE-type integrase/transposase/recombinase: MDEQARQQEANFRYGLIASLVSRKLDPGEQMALMREIVSHEYETSSGQRRRISLRTLERYLKAYREGGWEALLPSVRADKLTTREIPEDVLAKAIALKQEQPGRSVRQIIAILELAAFVAPGTLKESTLSKQLRRRGVTRKALLNTGWSHFRRFEATHRNSMWQGDVQHTLYLPHPDKPGKKVMAYLVIFIDDYSRFVVHGQFYFEERVARLEDCLKKAILKNGVPEMIYVDNGAIYSSHHFERICGRLGAELKHTRPGRPMGRGKQEKFFRFVDQSFVPEAYDLIEQGKIQTLNDLNRFFSAWLEIAYHQKVHNSFKQRPVDRYQKDDHPIRMLPPHELIEVFLLEESRKVDKTGCISLLGTIFEVQTELAGSKIQVRFDPHDLSVIQVWKDGQRYEDAKPMKLRDPKNRPKQDEPKAVMQPPKTGLNYVELLVEEQKRQTREAQGAALSRAMKEVKRS; the protein is encoded by the coding sequence ATGGATGAGCAAGCAAGGCAGCAAGAAGCCAACTTCCGTTATGGCTTAATTGCATCACTGGTTAGCCGCAAATTGGATCCCGGAGAACAGATGGCGTTGATGCGCGAAATTGTAAGCCATGAGTATGAAACGTCGTCGGGACAGCGAAGGAGAATTAGTCTACGAACGCTTGAGCGATATTTAAAAGCGTATCGCGAAGGCGGATGGGAGGCGCTGTTGCCCTCCGTCCGAGCAGACAAACTCACGACCAGGGAAATCCCCGAGGATGTGCTTGCCAAAGCGATTGCCTTAAAGCAGGAGCAACCCGGCCGAAGCGTCAGGCAGATTATTGCGATTCTGGAACTGGCGGCATTCGTGGCCCCCGGCACCCTGAAAGAAAGCACGCTTAGCAAGCAGCTTCGCCGCCGCGGCGTCACGCGCAAAGCGTTACTGAATACGGGGTGGAGCCACTTTCGCCGGTTTGAAGCCACGCACCGAAATAGCATGTGGCAAGGCGATGTGCAGCATACCCTTTACCTTCCGCATCCGGACAAGCCCGGCAAGAAGGTCATGGCCTATCTGGTTATTTTCATTGACGATTACTCTCGCTTCGTTGTGCATGGCCAGTTCTATTTCGAGGAACGTGTGGCCCGGCTGGAGGATTGCCTGAAGAAGGCGATTTTAAAGAACGGAGTGCCGGAAATGATCTATGTCGATAACGGCGCCATCTATTCTTCACACCATTTTGAGCGGATTTGCGGGCGACTGGGGGCAGAGCTTAAGCATACTCGCCCCGGACGTCCTATGGGACGCGGGAAGCAAGAAAAGTTCTTCCGATTTGTCGACCAGAGCTTTGTGCCGGAGGCATACGACCTGATTGAACAAGGGAAGATCCAGACGCTTAACGATTTGAATCGATTCTTCTCGGCGTGGCTTGAGATTGCTTACCACCAGAAAGTCCACAACAGCTTTAAGCAGCGCCCAGTCGACCGATACCAAAAAGACGACCACCCGATTCGCATGTTGCCGCCGCATGAACTCATAGAAGTATTCTTGCTGGAGGAATCCCGCAAAGTGGACAAAACGGGATGCATCTCGCTGCTGGGCACGATATTCGAGGTCCAGACAGAGCTTGCCGGCTCGAAGATTCAGGTGCGATTCGATCCGCACGACCTGTCCGTCATCCAGGTGTGGAAGGACGGCCAGCGCTATGAAGACGCGAAGCCAATGAAGCTCCGCGATCCGAAAAACCGGCCGAAGCAGGATGAACCGAAGGCCGTCATGCAACCGCCGAAGACGGGCCTCAACTATGTGGAATTATTGGTGGAAGAACAGAAACGGCAGACCCGCGAAGCGCAAGGCGCTGCGCTTTCGCGAGCGATGAAAGAGGTGAAACGCTCATGA
- a CDS encoding disulfide oxidoreductase has translation MVRARSDTFLIAWIRTYSLYLAWVVSLVATGGSLFLSEVMRYIPCSLCWYQRIFMYPLVILLGRAAIRDDRRMIGYALPLAVIGGCISLYHYAEQKIPGLAQMLPCSSGVPCDKDYLDWFGVITIPLLALIAFILIIVALSLGKKAAADAADEEDEIED, from the coding sequence ATGGTACGAGCGAGGAGTGACACTTTCTTGATAGCCTGGATTCGGACGTATAGCCTTTATCTTGCATGGGTCGTGTCGCTGGTCGCGACGGGAGGCAGCCTTTTTCTTAGCGAAGTGATGCGCTATATTCCATGCAGTCTGTGCTGGTACCAGCGGATCTTTATGTACCCGCTCGTCATCCTGCTCGGCCGCGCGGCGATCCGCGACGACCGGCGCATGATCGGCTACGCCCTTCCGCTGGCCGTTATCGGCGGCTGCATTTCGCTGTACCACTACGCAGAACAGAAAATTCCGGGCCTGGCCCAAATGCTTCCCTGCTCGAGCGGCGTGCCCTGCGATAAAGATTATTTGGACTGGTTCGGCGTCATCACCATTCCGCTTCTCGCGCTGATCGCGTTCATCCTGATCATCGTCGCGCTCTCCCTCGGAAAAAAAGCGGCGGCCGATGCCGCCGACGAAGAAGACGAAATCGAGGATTAA
- a CDS encoding Nif3-like dinuclear metal center hexameric protein: MFARGETVIQLMEKLAPKAYAVPDDRIGLQVGTLQKEVRRVLVALDVTQAVAEEAAAIGAELIIAHHALIYRPLKTLRTDTPEGALAASLLRGDIAVYVAHTNLDTAEGGMNDWMAEALGLEVRGVLEEVHTDKLFKLAVFVPREHQEAVRSAMFAAGAGAIGKYSHCSFNIEGTGTFLPGEGADPFIGKQGKLEAVAETRIETVVPQSALKAVTQAMLKAHPYEEVAYDVYPMDLKGRAFGLGRVGTLARPETLDEFAERVKRAFDVPFVRTVGDGSRFVRKVAVLGGSGSRYIRHAKFAGADVLVTGDIDYHTAHDADAMGLMLIDPGHNAEKIMKPKTAEWLRQRLAEKGYATEVFASEVNTEPFKLK, encoded by the coding sequence ATGTTTGCCCGCGGAGAAACGGTTATCCAATTGATGGAAAAGCTCGCGCCGAAAGCTTACGCGGTTCCGGACGACCGCATCGGCCTTCAGGTCGGAACCTTGCAAAAAGAAGTCCGTCGCGTGCTCGTCGCGCTCGACGTTACGCAAGCCGTGGCGGAGGAGGCGGCGGCGATCGGGGCCGAGCTGATTATCGCGCACCATGCGCTGATTTACCGGCCGCTCAAGACGCTTCGGACGGATACGCCCGAGGGAGCGCTGGCGGCGTCTTTGCTGCGCGGCGACATTGCGGTGTACGTGGCGCATACGAATCTGGATACGGCCGAAGGCGGCATGAACGATTGGATGGCGGAAGCGCTCGGACTCGAGGTTCGCGGAGTGCTGGAAGAGGTCCATACCGACAAGCTGTTCAAGCTGGCCGTATTCGTGCCGCGGGAGCATCAGGAGGCGGTCCGGTCGGCGATGTTCGCCGCCGGAGCCGGCGCAATCGGCAAATACAGCCATTGCAGCTTCAACATCGAAGGCACGGGGACGTTTCTGCCCGGCGAAGGCGCGGATCCTTTTATCGGCAAGCAGGGCAAGCTCGAAGCCGTAGCCGAGACGCGCATCGAAACGGTCGTGCCGCAAAGCGCGCTGAAAGCGGTGACGCAGGCGATGCTGAAGGCTCATCCCTACGAAGAAGTCGCTTACGACGTATATCCGATGGACTTGAAGGGCCGCGCGTTCGGCCTCGGGAGAGTCGGGACGCTGGCGCGGCCGGAAACGTTGGACGAATTCGCGGAACGGGTCAAGCGCGCCTTCGACGTCCCTTTCGTCCGCACGGTCGGCGACGGCTCGCGCTTCGTTCGCAAGGTGGCGGTGCTGGGCGGATCCGGTTCCCGTTACATTCGCCATGCCAAATTCGCCGGCGCCGACGTGCTCGTCACGGGAGACATCGACTACCACACGGCGCACGACGCCGACGCGATGGGGCTCATGCTGATCGATCCGGGGCATAACGCGGAAAAAATCATGAAGCCGAAAACGGCGGAATGGCTGCGGCAGCGGCTCGCCGAAAAGGGATATGCGACAGAGGTATTCGCTTCCGAGGTGAATACGGAGCCGTTCAAGCTCAAGTGA